CAAGTCGACGGCGACGACAACTCCCTTGATGTTGTCTACATTCCCTTCATAAACTGGAATCCTGGAATGGCCCGTGTCAGCTAGAAGGCGCGCTATCTCTTCATAACTGACATCTACAGGAGATACAACCATTTCCATCCTGGGAACCATAATTTCCCGTATGGGCTTTCTCCAGAAGTCAAGCACTGTAGATATGATTCGCCTGTCTCTTGCCCCCAGCAGCCCCTCATCCTCCCCGGCTTCAATGGCAGACTCGAATGTCCCTCTGCTAAAAATGGGTATCACCTCTTTGGGACTGAATCGGAACAGAAACAGGAGAGCTCTTGCTCCCCAGTTGGAAAGGACTATCAGTGGAAAGAGAACTTTTCTTGCAGAAACGATCGCTGGCGACACTGAAATTCCAACACGTTCGGGCCTGACTCGAGCAAACGACTTGGGGATCATTTCACCTAGAATCAATATGGCAAAGCCTACGATGAACGGGGACGCAAGCCTTCCCGGCTCTCCGAATCTTAGATACAGCAGCCTGGTTGCCAGAAAAGTGCAGGCCACCACGCTCAGGTTTGTCCCCACCAGGATTGTGGTGAGAAAGATCTCCGGCTTGGCCAAAAGGTCAAGAGCATTTCTTGCCCCTCTGGAACCAAGCTTCCGAAGATGCCTCAGTCTCACCCTGTTTGCAGAGATAAGAGCCATCTCACTGGCCCCAAAGAACCCCACCATAAGAAGAAAGAAGATCGCGATAATAGCACCCATCATGGCTCATCCTGCCTTTACTATCCTCACCCTGGATATCCTGGTCCCCTGGATTTCCTGAATGGTGTAGGTCGCTCCCCGATACTCAAAACTCTCTCCTTCGACGGGAATTCTTCCAGCAAGATCGTAAATTAGGCCTGAAAGCGTGTCGAACTCCTGAACAGGCAGGTCCAGGCCGGTCCTTTTCTTCAGGTCGTTAAGGCTGACATATCCATCTGCCACCAGTTCTTTCTCATTGATAACAACAATCTCAGGCCTTTCCCCGGTACGTGACTCTTCTGTAATGTCACCGACAATCTCCTTCAAGACATCGTCTAAGGTGACCAGGCCAACCGTCCCACCATGCTCATCCACTACCATGGCAAAGTGCATCCGCCGCCTCTGAAATTCCTCCAGGAGTCCTCCTATTCTCATCGTCTCGGGCACAAAATACGCTGGCTTGAGAAGATTGAGCACCGAGTCTCTCTCTGACACTCTGGCAGTCAGAATGTCTTTTAAGTAAAGAATACCCACAATGTCGTCAAGATTGTCATCGTAGACCGGCATTCTAGAATGGCGCTTTGTCCTGGCCAGATCTCTCGCCTCGGAAACGGACAGATCTTTTGAGATGGAGAACATTTCAGTTCTAGGGGTCATTGTCTCTCTGACAACAGTGTCAGAAAAATCAAAGACATTTCCTATTATCTCCTGTTCAAAATCTCTTAGAGTCTTGGTCTTCCTGCCCAGCTCAAGCATCGCTTTTATTTCATCCATGGTTACCAGGCTTCTTCTGTTCATACCGAACTGCCCGAAGCGGATGAAGAGTTCCAAAATGTAGGATACAGGAAGAAAGATTGTGGAAACAAGATTGAGTATTGGCGCAGTTCTCAGTGAAACCCTCTCTGCCCTCTCCAGGCTATACCACTTAGGACTGATCTCTCCGAAGACGAGAAGGAGGAATGTCGTAACACCTATGCCCACGGCTGCGCCCGCGGTTTCACCAACTCCAATCAGTTTTGCCACCCTGAAGGCCAGGAGCGCGGCAAAAAAGCTTGTACCCACGTTGGCCAGCGTATTACCAAGAACTATACTGATGAGGGTTCTCTGGGGATTTGAAAGCAACCGCGAGAGATGACCAGAGAATCTTACCCTCTCAGAAACTAACCTTCTCACTCGCAGAGGGGAAAGTGAAAAGATGGCTGCTTCAGAGCCCGAGAAAAAGGCAGAAAGAACAAGCAATACAAGAATACCCGCAAGGTGGAGGAGAATCGCGCTCCTCAAGCAAACATACCCCCTCTAAAATCAAATCACAAATTCCAAACTCCAAACAAATTCCAAGTGTTTTGTCGTACAGCGTGTAGCGTACAGCTTCAGTAGTCTGACATCTTATATCTTACATCTTACGTCTGGAGCGTGATTTGTTTCTAATAGGTAGAATAGCCAGTTCTTTTTCCAGACGTTCTATTTTCTTGGGCATGGATTTGTGATCATATCCAAGGAGATGGAGAAGCCCGTGGAGGACCAGGAAAAGGAGCTCCCTTCTAAAGGAGTGTCCGAGCTCTTTGGCCTGCTCTCGCGCTCTGTCCAAGGAGATGAATACATCCCCTAGTACGTGGCCAGAGTACTCAGAGTCTTTCCCCTCCCGCGCGGAAAAGGCAAGTACGTCTGTTGTACCTTCTCTTTTTGTGTATTGGTGATTCAGGGCGGACATGGCTGCATCATCAACAAAGATGACAGCCAGCTCACAATCTACTTCCTCTTTTGTCAGAACGTGTCTAGCGATTTGCTTTACGTCCCCCGGTTTCACTCCGCACCTTTCCGGAAGACCTTTTACGTAGATTTCCATTCTTATCCCGCTCAACCGAAGGGTATCCGATTCTTGGATGGAAAATACCTATGAGAACAGGAAGGAACCTTTCAGAAATCTTGTGCAGGTCCCTCATGGTCAGATCAGTCTCATCAAGCTGACCTTCTTTCAATCTGTCATCTATTATTTCCTTTACCACTCCCTGGAACCTGTTCGGAGTTGGAGACTCTATCGACCTCGCCCTGGCCTCCGTCGAGTCGGCAAGCATGACTATGCCTGCCTCTCTGCTTTGGGGCTTTGGACCAGGATATCTGAAGTGAATGTCACTGATTCCATCATCTAAATAGTGCGCCAATCCCTTATCATAGAACCAGACCATCAACCCAGTACCGTGATGCTGCGCCACAATATCAATTATTGTCTTTGGAAGGCCTGCCTTTTTCGCCAGCTCTATTCCATCTTTTATGTGAGACATTACTATCAGACTGCCCATCTTAGGTGCCAGCTCATCATGGGGGTTCTTCTTTCCAGTCTGATTCTCAATGAAATAGTCAGGTCTTGTCATTTTACCTATGTCATGATAGTAAGAACCAACACGCGCAAGCAGGGAATTGGCGCCCACAGCTTCTGCTGCTGCCTGAGCAAGATTGCTCACCACGATGCTGTGGTGAAACGTTCCGGGGGCCTTCATGGCCAACTCCCTGAGGAGCGGCCTATTGAGATCAGACAGCTCAAGCAGTCTTATGTCCGTGGTAACTCCGAACGCATGTTCGCATAGAGGAAGAAGTCCAATAGCAACAAAGGTGGAGGCAAATGCGTTCAGTACACCAAAACCGGAAGCTCTCAGAATCTGTGCCATCGGCGTCAGTCGGAATAGTTCGAGACCAAGGATGCATAAGACGTTAGCCAGTGAAACGAAAAGCACTGCTCTGTAAAACTCATACCTTCTTGTGATACTCCTGACGCTGTAGACAGCAGCCAGCCCGCCGGACAGCGCTACGAGCATCACTGGCACCCTCAATCCCGTAAACACTGCAAAAAGTACGGAGAGCGCAAGCGTCAGAGCCACACCAATCTGAGCATCCAGAAGCACGCAAGCCAATATGGAAGTAATAGCAATAGGAACAAGATATACGGATCCGGCGTCAAGCCTGAGGATGACTGCAGAGAGAGCCACGGCAACAGTGAAGAGCAGCGACAGCAGGACGAGCATAGAGTAGTTTTTGAAGAATACACCCTTGAAGAGAAACAGATATGCTGACAGTACACCAAGAACTATGCAGTAGAGGATGTTGCGGCCTGCAGCAGAAGAAATCATGCTCGAAGGAATGGGCATCCCGCCTTTATTCAACTCCAGGGATCTCAGTTTTTCGGCAACTTCGGCGGTAACTACATCGTGCGCCCTCACTATCATTTCACCTTTGAGGACGGTCCCCTTTGTGGTGGCAACCCCAAGCTTTGCCTCTTCTTTCCTGCTGTGAGTCTCTTTCACATTTATGGCAATATTGGGGGCAATGAAGCTGGATACAGCCTCAACAAATGTCTCCATTCTTAGCTGACCGCTACCTGCAAGTTGGGTGGCAAGCTCTTTGATTAGATTGGTGGCTGATATGCTATCTAGGATAGTTTCGACTCCCCTTGTAATCTCCTTGCCACGTTTGACCACAGCCACCTTGCTGCCACCGCTGAGGGCCAGTTCCTCCCTGCTGGCAATAACACCTCTGTCCAAAACATCCTTCAGGACGCCTGTCATTGCCTTGTCGAATTTGGCATCTCTATTCTTGATCAGCCCTGAAATGCCCTCCGCCGACATAGCAGGATTGAGCGAGTTGATCTCATCAATAGCCTTTCGAATCGGCCTGCCCTCCTTTGCTATGGAAGAAACCTTGGAGAGAAATGACCTAAAGTCAGAGACTATCTTACTTGTCCTGTCTGAGTCAAAATCGAGAACAGTGGGAACAGCTTCGATTACTGCCTTCCATTCGCTTTCCAGCTCCGCGTGCGATTTCTCAATGAAGAATGTGAAAGGCGCAATCACGTCTTCCCTGGCTATGTCTCCCTCCTTTGGAACCTTCTGAAGGGCCGGTTTGGCCGGATAGAGCACGTTGACCATGGCCAGGACTATCAGAAACATGGCGGCTCTTTCAATCCAGAAGCCCAGACTGCTACGATGCCACCTGACCAGGGACTTCCGGAACACCTTCAGGGTCGCGTTAGTCCTGCTTTTTCTCGCTGTAGGTTTCATAGGCATCTATTATATCACAAACGAGCCTGTGGCGCACTACATCTTTGCCGGACAGTCTTACGAACTTTATACCGCTTATGTTCTTCAGTATTTCTATTATCTCTACAAGACCTGACTGGGTCCCATCTTGAAGGTCTATCTGCGTAATATCCCCTGTTATCACAGCCTTTGACTTGAAGCCAAGTCTCGTCAAAAACATTTTCATCTGCATGCTCGTCGTATTCTGAGCCTCGTCCAGAATGACAAAAGAATCGTTCAGGGTCCTCCCTCTCATGTAGGCAAGGGGCGCGATTTCAATCGTTCCGTTCTCCATCAACCTGCGCATCCTCTCTGGAGGTATCATCTCCCTTAGCGCGTCATAGAGAGGTCTCAGATAGGGGTCGATCTTCTCTCTGAAATCACCAGGGAGGAACCCCAGGCTTTCGCCAGCTTCGACTGCTGGCCGGCAGAGTATGATTCTGTCCACACTTCTCCGGTTTAGCTCAGATACTGCCTTGGCAACAGCCAGATATGTCTTCCCTGTGCCGGCCGGACCTATGCTCACGACCATATCGTACTTGTGGATGGCCTCCACATAGACCTCTTGCCCCTTTGTCTTGGCCCTTATCGCGCCTCTGGGAGTACTTATTAGTGCTGAGGACCCCTTATGCTCTTCCTTCAACTCTCCTTCATCCCTGATGATGTCTATGGCATACCTCACATCCAAGTCGCCTACCGCGGTCCCACTCTCCACCTTTGATACGAGGTGCCTGAATAGCCTGTCAACAAGTTTCACATCATCGGCCGGCCCCGTGATTGTGATCTTCTCTCCCCGGACACTTATCTTGCTCTCAAAGCTGTCTTCTATTAGCCTGAGATTGGCGTCCTTCTCACCCAGAAGATCAAGCCAGTCTATTCCTTCAATCTCTATGGTTCTTTTGCTCAAAGTCTACCTCAAAACTAGAGCCCTTGGCCGCTGATGCTAAAGCCAAGGGCTAGTATAATCTCCAAGTTTTCACTCGTCCTTGGGAATCTATTCAGCAGGGTAATCACCTAACTGCTGTGACAGCTCCGCTCAGCCCAGAATAGTCCCTCTAGTCTTTCCCGCTGACAGTCCGTGGAATGAACAATACCTGGCCAGGATAAATCAAATTCGGGTCCTTTATCTTGTCCTTGTTGGCCCTATAGATTCTGGGCCACCACGCATAGTTGCCATGACCGTAGATTTCAGGATACTCAGCCAGCTTCGCCAGCCAGTCGCCATTCTTCACAATGTAGGTGGAAGCTCTCATGCCCTTCAGGTCCGCGATTTCCCTCTCTAGTGCCCCTATCTTCGTATCGAGATTCTTGAGGGTCCCCTCCAGGTCCCGTACATCACCCTCAAGGTCGGAAGCTCTATCTTTGCAGTCCTTTAGCTTCTGCTTGTAGCCCTCAATCATCTCCTGGGCCTCTTCCCTGCTAATGTCCCCCTGGGCCAACAGCCCAACCGGAACGCCGAGGAGAGCGATCGCCACAAGGGCAGTAATAATCGACCTCATTGTTCCAACTCCTTTCACATCAATAGGTTAAATTACTTGACCAATCCGAGCTCGGCCTTCAGCGCATCTCTCTCTTCGGTGAGTGACTCGAGCCTGGATTCCTTCGCTGTCTTTTCCCTCTCCCTCTCCGCCTTCTGCCGTTCCAGGTTCTTGACGTTGTTGTCACAAGCCTCTGAAGCAGCCTTCAACTCCCCGAGCTCATCCAGAAGCTCCTGAGGGGTACCCTTCGGCCCGCACCCAGAAACGAATACAATTGATACGGCAAACGCCAAAAGCAACACAAGAGATGATAGTTTCCGTAGCATCTCTTACACCTCCTTTCCCTTTTCTTAAACTTTCAGATAGGCTATCAAAAGCAACTGTGAGTGTCAAGAGAAAAAAGACTCAGGGAAAATGAGCCCCACCGGAACCGAACCATGACTCAGAACCCAATCGTGGAAACGGTCTAGCTGGAAGCCTTCGGGCTTCATCGACTTGACGCGCTCCCGCAGGGACCTTATCTCCTCTCTGCCAACAAGGTAACTCATCGGCTGGGTCGGTGATAGAGTATAGCGGCTCACCTCTTTCTCAGCATTGAGTCTCTCCAGTCCAGCCTCCTTCGCCAGGAAGTCGCACGCTTCAGTGAATGAGATGAGATTGAGATGAAGTTTGACATCAAGCACCACCCTGCAAGCCCTCCAGAGTGTATCCTTCAGTTGAAAGAGCCTGGTAGTTGCATCCGGATAGAACCCTTGTTCGTACATCATCTCCTCGCAGTAAAGTGCCCAACCCTCCACAAACACGTTGTTTCCGTAGAGTCGTCTGATCTTTGAGGGGTGAGTATTAGACGTTGTCAACTGCAAGTGGTGCCCCGGATATGCCTCATGGAGGGCCGTAATCCCAGCCTTGTATCTATTATGTCCTCTAAGCTGCTGCTTTTTCTGTTCGTCATCGAGCCTCTCATCGACAGTAGTGACGTAGAAAAAGCCCTTCTGCTCTCTTTCAAAAGGGGCAGGAGGCATGTAGGCTGCATAAGGAAGGAAAGGCCTTTCAAACTCAGGCGTAGGTATGACCTCAAGGGACTCCTCTTCCGGCAGCGTGACGAGGCCATTGTCCACCACGAAACGTTTTGCCTGCTCAATCTTTTCTTCATAGAAGCGAAGTAACTCACCAGGCTCTGGATGCTCATCCTTGTGCATCTCAACAATGTCCCTCCAATGCTTGCTTGGATCAAGCCGGTTGGCGACTAGAGTTAGCTCTTCCTCCGTCTTCGAGATTGAGCTCTCCCCGAACGCGAGAAGAGAATCCGCGTCAAATTCCAGCATGTGGTCCTCTCCGAGCAAAAAATCAAACCGGCCCCTTCCTATTCCGAAAGCTCCAGAAGAACTTGCGAGCAGAGCATCTTTCAAAAACTTGATGTACCCCTCAACGGCTGCCAGAGCCTGAGTACTGGCTTTTTCGAAATCTTTCTTCAGCTTGGGAACCTGTTCAAAGA
This candidate division TA06 bacterium DNA region includes the following protein-coding sequences:
- a CDS encoding HlyC/CorC family transporter → MMGAIIAIFFLLMVGFFGASEMALISANRVRLRHLRKLGSRGARNALDLLAKPEIFLTTILVGTNLSVVACTFLATRLLYLRFGEPGRLASPFIVGFAILILGEMIPKSFARVRPERVGISVSPAIVSARKVLFPLIVLSNWGARALLFLFRFSPKEVIPIFSRGTFESAIEAGEDEGLLGARDRRIISTVLDFWRKPIREIMVPRMEMVVSPVDVSYEEIARLLADTGHSRIPVYEGNVDNIKGVVVAVDLLEKEGWDAKKVMRSVTFVPEEKSCASLLDELKKDYTHMAIVVDEYGGTSGLVGLEDLVEELIGEIRDEHDKELRRFRKVARRTILADGSARIADIEKHFHINLPKGEYETIGGLLIESAGKIPKVGRIFKFGQVTVVVLDSSDRKVDKVRIRVS
- a CDS encoding HlyC/CorC family transporter; its protein translation is MRSAILLHLAGILVLLVLSAFFSGSEAAIFSLSPLRVRRLVSERVRFSGHLSRLLSNPQRTLISIVLGNTLANVGTSFFAALLAFRVAKLIGVGETAGAAVGIGVTTFLLLVFGEISPKWYSLERAERVSLRTAPILNLVSTIFLPVSYILELFIRFGQFGMNRRSLVTMDEIKAMLELGRKTKTLRDFEQEIIGNVFDFSDTVVRETMTPRTEMFSISKDLSVSEARDLARTKRHSRMPVYDDNLDDIVGILYLKDILTARVSERDSVLNLLKPAYFVPETMRIGGLLEEFQRRRMHFAMVVDEHGGTVGLVTLDDVLKEIVGDITEESRTGERPEIVVINEKELVADGYVSLNDLKKRTGLDLPVQEFDTLSGLIYDLAGRIPVEGESFEYRGATYTIQEIQGTRISRVRIVKAG
- the ybeY gene encoding rRNA maturation RNase YbeY yields the protein MEIYVKGLPERCGVKPGDVKQIARHVLTKEEVDCELAVIFVDDAAMSALNHQYTKREGTTDVLAFSAREGKDSEYSGHVLGDVFISLDRAREQAKELGHSFRRELLFLVLHGLLHLLGYDHKSMPKKIERLEKELAILPIRNKSRSRRKM
- a CDS encoding HDIG domain-containing protein, translating into MPMKPTARKSRTNATLKVFRKSLVRWHRSSLGFWIERAAMFLIVLAMVNVLYPAKPALQKVPKEGDIAREDVIAPFTFFIEKSHAELESEWKAVIEAVPTVLDFDSDRTSKIVSDFRSFLSKVSSIAKEGRPIRKAIDEINSLNPAMSAEGISGLIKNRDAKFDKAMTGVLKDVLDRGVIASREELALSGGSKVAVVKRGKEITRGVETILDSISATNLIKELATQLAGSGQLRMETFVEAVSSFIAPNIAINVKETHSRKEEAKLGVATTKGTVLKGEMIVRAHDVVTAEVAEKLRSLELNKGGMPIPSSMISSAAGRNILYCIVLGVLSAYLFLFKGVFFKNYSMLVLLSLLFTVAVALSAVILRLDAGSVYLVPIAITSILACVLLDAQIGVALTLALSVLFAVFTGLRVPVMLVALSGGLAAVYSVRSITRRYEFYRAVLFVSLANVLCILGLELFRLTPMAQILRASGFGVLNAFASTFVAIGLLPLCEHAFGVTTDIRLLELSDLNRPLLRELAMKAPGTFHHSIVVSNLAQAAAEAVGANSLLARVGSYYHDIGKMTRPDYFIENQTGKKNPHDELAPKMGSLIVMSHIKDGIELAKKAGLPKTIIDIVAQHHGTGLMVWFYDKGLAHYLDDGISDIHFRYPGPKPQSREAGIVMLADSTEARARSIESPTPNRFQGVVKEIIDDRLKEGQLDETDLTMRDLHKISERFLPVLIGIFHPRIGYPSVERDKNGNLRKRSSGKVRSETGGRKANR
- a CDS encoding PhoH family protein codes for the protein MSKRTIEIEGIDWLDLLGEKDANLRLIEDSFESKISVRGEKITITGPADDVKLVDRLFRHLVSKVESGTAVGDLDVRYAIDIIRDEGELKEEHKGSSALISTPRGAIRAKTKGQEVYVEAIHKYDMVVSIGPAGTGKTYLAVAKAVSELNRRSVDRIILCRPAVEAGESLGFLPGDFREKIDPYLRPLYDALREMIPPERMRRLMENGTIEIAPLAYMRGRTLNDSFVILDEAQNTTSMQMKMFLTRLGFKSKAVITGDITQIDLQDGTQSGLVEIIEILKNISGIKFVRLSGKDVVRHRLVCDIIDAYETYSEKKQD
- a CDS encoding LysM peptidoglycan-binding domain-containing protein is translated as MRSIITALVAIALLGVPVGLLAQGDISREEAQEMIEGYKQKLKDCKDRASDLEGDVRDLEGTLKNLDTKIGALEREIADLKGMRASTYIVKNGDWLAKLAEYPEIYGHGNYAWWPRIYRANKDKIKDPNLIYPGQVLFIPRTVSGKD
- a CDS encoding DUF885 domain-containing protein → MPKRDTLDAAVDQFLKELWRRNPVEATAVGVHDYDTELGDLSSPAIEDDTRWLKTQLSKFEGLDSNSLSKMEVEDLKLTIAMIRTRLLFLDEMKILKKNPVAYPEICIYGCYVPCVRTYAGIEERLNSVVKRLSLIPGVLKEGRANLSNPPRIWTNLAVESAEGAIMFVKGALPPLFEQVPKLKKDFEKASTQALAAVEGYIKFLKDALLASSSGAFGIGRGRFDFLLGEDHMLEFDADSLLAFGESSISKTEEELTLVANRLDPSKHWRDIVEMHKDEHPEPGELLRFYEEKIEQAKRFVVDNGLVTLPEEESLEVIPTPEFERPFLPYAAYMPPAPFEREQKGFFYVTTVDERLDDEQKKQQLRGHNRYKAGITALHEAYPGHHLQLTTSNTHPSKIRRLYGNNVFVEGWALYCEEMMYEQGFYPDATTRLFQLKDTLWRACRVVLDVKLHLNLISFTEACDFLAKEAGLERLNAEKEVSRYTLSPTQPMSYLVGREEIRSLRERVKSMKPEGFQLDRFHDWVLSHGSVPVGLIFPESFFS